In Populus trichocarpa isolate Nisqually-1 chromosome 7, P.trichocarpa_v4.1, whole genome shotgun sequence, the following proteins share a genomic window:
- the LOC127905572 gene encoding uncharacterized protein LOC127905572: protein MDPHQHKNMRFTCMASITDYDLFNGWWSKTCPKCTKTLSGPSDNLRCFEHGTPDSAPIPSFKVNCIVTDDKDVTNFFLSGKTAENFFNASAHHLVYDKKYVDPYTVPPQMTEVLNKMKIFQLRFGAYKSAINRCDIFVTNVFDEGIKQSSEIQSEQFGAGSSTTPTTITIENSSIVQADTLTPITPPDSTPPSQHQEDSYRLKAKKSLDFTDPHSEKIHLKQKSIILDEEDEPPTKRNKDNLSPSSEMHTDDFFSSAIDIIA, encoded by the exons ATGGATCCACATCAACATAAG AATATGCGATTCACTTGCATGGCATCTATTACTGATTATGATCTCTTTAATGGGTGGTGGTCCAAAACATGCCCAAAATGCACTAAAACACTCTCAGGACCATCAGACAACCTCAGATGCTTTGAACATGGAACTCCAGACTCTGCACCAATTCCAtc GTTTAAAGTGAACTGCATTGTAACTGATGACAAAGATGTCACAAACTTCTTCTTATCTGGAAAAACTGCTGAGAACTTTTTCAACGCCTCAGCACATCATCTGGTTTATGACAAGAAATATGTTGATCCTTATACAGTCCCACCACAAATGACTGAAGTATTGAACAAGATGAAAATCTTTCAACTACGTTTCGGGGCTTATAAATCAGCAATCAACAGATGTGACATCTTTGTTACAAATGTTTTTGACGAAGGCATCAAACAGTCTTCAGAGATTCAATCAGAACAATTTGGTGCTGGGTCCTCAACCACTCCTACAACCATTACTATTGAAAACTCATCAATAGTTCAAGCGGACACGCTTACTCCAATAACACCACCTGACAGCACTCCACCATCTCAACACCAAGAAGACAGTTACCGCCTAAAGGCTAAGAAAAGTTTAGATTTCACCGATCCTCATTCAGAAAAAAT TCATCTAAAACAGAAATCAATCATtctcgatgaagaagatgaaccaCCAACTAAAAGAAACAAAGACAACCTTTCTCCATCATCAGAG aTGCACActgatgattttttctcttctgcAATTGACATTATTgcctaa